From Halanaerobium saccharolyticum subsp. saccharolyticum DSM 6643:
TATAATTTTCCCTGTTTTACAACACATCCTAAAAGCAATAATCAATTTTACAAATTAACTAGACAAGAAATGAACGATTATTTAAATAAATTTAACAAAGTTATTAAAACTGAAAGCGAAAAATTTAAACCAGATATAATTCACTGTCAGCACCTTTGGGTTGCCCCCTATGCTGCTTTGCAGACTGATATTCCATATGTTATCACAGCGCACGGAACAGATATAAAAGGATATAAAAAAGACAAACGTTACCGACAGATTGCTCTTAAAGGAGCTGCCGGAGCTGAAAAAATAATTACAATTTCCGATCAAGTAAACCAGGATGTAAAAAAATATTATTTCATTGAAGATAATAAACTTATCAAAATACTCAATGGTGTTGATGATACTTTATTTAAACCGCTAGAAATAGATAGACTAAAACTAATTCAAAAATATCTCCCCAAGATAAAAGAAAATCCAGAACACCTAATTACTTTTGTTGGCAAACTTACAGACTTTAAAGGTATCGATCTTTTAATTAAAGCTGCCCAAAAATACGAAAAAGAATTCCCAGGTATTATGACACTAATTATTGGTCATGGAGAATTGTTAGAGGACTTAAAAAAACAAGCTGAAAATCTAAATCTTAAAAATCTTTATTTTCTGGGAAATCTACCCCAAAAAGAACTAC
This genomic window contains:
- a CDS encoding glycosyltransferase family 4 protein, whose product is MKVLLINHFPLEGSGSGVYTKNIAQRLIDKGHQVKAVVVDNEINDNYQFPIETIVDYNFPCFTTHPKSNNQFYKLTRQEMNDYLNKFNKVIKTESEKFKPDIIHCQHLWVAPYAALQTDIPYVITAHGTDIKGYKKDKRYRQIALKGAAGAEKIITISDQVNQDVKKYYFIEDNKLIKILNGVDDTLFKPLEIDRLKLIQKYLPKIKENPEHLITFVGKLTDFKGIDLLIKAAQKYEKEFPGIMTLIIGHGELLEDLKKQAENLNLKNLYFLGNLPQKELPAFYSSADLSIVPSRVEPFGLVAVEALACGTPVIASKAGGLPDFINQDVGRLFKMNDADDLAKKIILALKNNDKEKKGKTAAKYALDKFSWARVIDEVLSVYNSVLSREES